The Rhodococcus triatomae genome includes a window with the following:
- a CDS encoding GOLPH3/VPS74 family protein: MSLPPDRDTPPDDPGPRVGVPLIAEDVLLLLFQPDSGTIAGEGTLFYVLGGAVLTELALTDRVETESARLRRTLVRPVGDSPPSDDVLRSAWEYLGEKPRGIPTALAAIGPSLRGPLLDRLVARGDLRRTRRKRMGLFTTTALEEGTTGRRAALLARVRAVLVDGVEPDARTGPTAALVSASGSLPVLHKEIPWTSPVITRAKDLERGDWGADAASAALSRTVAATVVNAVVAVTGQPRS, encoded by the coding sequence GTGTCCCTGCCACCCGACCGCGACACCCCACCGGACGATCCCGGGCCTCGCGTCGGCGTGCCACTGATCGCCGAGGATGTTCTCCTCCTGTTGTTCCAGCCCGATTCCGGAACCATCGCCGGAGAGGGCACACTCTTCTACGTGCTCGGCGGCGCCGTCCTCACCGAACTCGCACTCACCGACCGCGTCGAGACGGAGAGCGCTCGCCTACGCCGAACCCTCGTCCGGCCTGTCGGCGACTCTCCCCCGTCCGACGACGTCCTGCGCTCCGCGTGGGAGTACCTCGGAGAGAAGCCCCGTGGCATACCGACCGCGCTCGCTGCGATCGGGCCGTCACTGCGCGGCCCGCTCCTCGACCGGCTCGTCGCGAGGGGCGACCTCCGCCGCACGCGCCGCAAGAGGATGGGTCTCTTCACCACGACGGCGCTCGAGGAAGGCACCACCGGGCGGCGCGCCGCACTCCTCGCCCGAGTCCGTGCCGTCCTCGTCGACGGCGTCGAGCCCGACGCGCGGACTGGGCCGACAGCCGCACTGGTGTCCGCGAGTGGCTCCCTGCCGGTGCTCCACAAGGAGATCCCGTGGACATCCCCGGTCATCACTCGCGCCAAGGACCTCGAGCGTGGCGACTGGGGTGCCGACGCAGCCTCCGCGGCCCTCTCCCGCACGGTGGCCGCCACCGTCGTCAACGCCGTGGTCGCGGTCACCGGGCAGCCCCGGAGCTGA